Proteins encoded by one window of Erythrobacter sp.:
- the arsB gene encoding ACR3 family arsenite efflux transporter produces the protein MSQASAAAAPAASPLGTFERFLSLWVMLAILAGLAIGLLAPGTVTVLADLEYASVNLVVAVLIWAMIFPMMVGVDFASIRDIGRKPKGLVITLVINWLVKPFTMAALAVLFFDYLYAGFIPADDAQQYIAGLILLGAAPCTAMVFVWSQMTRGDPAYTLVQISVNDLIMIVAFAPIVALLLGVTDIVVPWETLLLSVLLYVVIPLVAGALVRRRVIATHGGDAAAVDMFTAKLKPWSVIGLLATVVLLFAFQASIIVSNPLLIALIAVPIIIQSYAIFAVAYAWAFAWKVPHNIAAPCAMIGTSNFFELAVAVAIGLFGLSSGAALATVVGVLVEVPVMLSLVAYANHTRARFPGGAA, from the coding sequence ATGAGCCAGGCATCCGCAGCCGCTGCACCTGCTGCATCCCCGCTCGGCACTTTCGAGCGCTTCCTCTCGCTCTGGGTGATGCTCGCCATCCTTGCGGGCTTGGCCATTGGCCTGCTCGCTCCCGGCACCGTGACCGTGCTGGCAGACCTTGAATATGCCTCGGTCAACCTAGTGGTTGCGGTGCTGATCTGGGCGATGATCTTCCCGATGATGGTGGGCGTCGATTTCGCCAGCATCAGGGACATCGGTCGCAAGCCGAAGGGGCTGGTCATCACCCTGGTGATCAACTGGCTGGTCAAGCCCTTCACCATGGCGGCACTCGCGGTCCTGTTCTTCGATTACCTCTATGCCGGCTTCATCCCGGCAGACGATGCCCAGCAATACATTGCCGGGCTGATCCTGCTCGGCGCAGCCCCCTGCACCGCGATGGTGTTCGTCTGGTCGCAGATGACCAGGGGAGATCCCGCCTATACGCTGGTGCAGATCTCCGTGAACGACCTGATCATGATCGTGGCCTTCGCGCCGATTGTCGCCCTGCTGCTGGGCGTGACCGACATCGTGGTGCCGTGGGAAACGCTGTTGCTGTCGGTCCTGCTCTATGTGGTGATTCCGCTGGTCGCGGGTGCCTTAGTCCGGCGGCGGGTGATCGCCACGCATGGCGGGGACGCGGCGGCGGTCGATATGTTCACCGCGAAGCTGAAGCCGTGGTCGGTAATCGGGCTGCTGGCCACCGTGGTGCTGCTGTTTGCATTCCAGGCGAGCATCATCGTCTCCAATCCCCTGCTGATCGCGCTGATCGCCGTCCCGATCATCATCCAGTCCTATGCCATTTTCGCCGTCGCCTACGCCTGGGCCTTCGCCTGGAAAGTCCCGCATAACATCGCTGCGCCCTGCGCCATGATTGGAACATCGAACTTCTTCGAGTTGGCCGTCGCCGTGGCGATCGGCCTGTTCGGGCTTTCGAGCGGGGCAGCGCTGGCAACGGTAGTGGGTGTGCTGGTCGAAGTGCCGGTGATGCTCTCGCTCGTTGCTTACGCCAACCACACGCGCGCCCGCTTTCCGGGAGGAGCGGCATGA
- the arsH gene encoding arsenical resistance protein ArsH produces the protein MSAGHSGQRLRTLADADYLPALQPEYAYRRPAVGLGPLDPSPRVLLLYGSLRERSYSRLAVEETARLLQYFGCETRIFDPSDLPLPDQVKDDDHPAVRKLREHSLWSEAHVWCSPERHGQITGIMKTQIDHLPLAYKGLRPTQGRALAVMQVSAGSQSFNSVNTLRILGRWMRMFTIPNQSSVAKAYEEFDENGRMKPSSYYDRIVDVVEELVRFTVLLRPHADQLVDRYSERKDKDQPVETQVEAAGLVRE, from the coding sequence ATGAGTGCTGGACACAGCGGGCAGCGCCTTCGCACGCTTGCCGATGCCGACTACTTGCCTGCGCTCCAGCCGGAGTATGCCTATCGGCGACCTGCTGTCGGGCTCGGCCCGCTCGATCCGTCGCCGCGCGTGCTGCTGCTATATGGGTCTCTGCGAGAGCGGTCCTATTCGCGGTTGGCAGTCGAGGAAACGGCGCGCCTGCTGCAATACTTCGGCTGCGAGACCCGCATCTTCGATCCATCCGATCTTCCCTTGCCCGATCAGGTCAAGGACGATGACCACCCTGCGGTCCGCAAGCTGCGCGAGCATTCGCTATGGTCCGAGGCGCACGTCTGGTGCAGCCCCGAACGCCACGGTCAGATCACCGGCATCATGAAAACGCAGATTGACCACCTGCCGCTGGCCTACAAGGGCCTCCGCCCCACACAGGGCCGCGCGCTGGCAGTGATGCAGGTAAGCGCCGGATCGCAGAGCTTCAACAGCGTGAACACCTTGCGCATTCTCGGCCGCTGGATGCGCATGTTCACCATCCCCAACCAGTCCTCGGTCGCCAAGGCGTATGAGGAGTTCGACGAGAACGGACGCATGAAGCCGTCGAGCTACTACGATCGCATCGTGGATGTGGTGGAGGAACTGGTCCGCTTCACCGTGCTACTTCGCCCCCACGCCGACCAGCTCGTCGATCGGTATTCGGAGCGCAAGGACAAGGACCAGCCCGTCGAGACGCAGGTCGAGGCGGCCGGACTGGTCCGGGAGTAG
- a CDS encoding alkaline phosphatase: MKHPFMKLALPLLFLVPGPLAAQQATDTETYRQQGEAELEARRAAASRPDRARNVIIFIGDGMGVSTITAARILAGQQAGVDGESYITAMDELEHTAMVRTYSHDGQVSDSAPTATAILAGVKTRNSVIGLGPEAVVDDCASGMAHRVPSLLGMAQEAGLATGIVTTTSITHATPAAGYAHTPQRDWESDARMPAEALEQGCVDIARQLVEGPVGSRLQVILGGGRSAFMSATVADPEYADRSGDRRDGRDLVAQWQAANPRGTFAWNAAQLSGFDVAGSESLLGLFEPGHMQYEADRSADPAGEPSLADMVELAVRRLSNGPQGYVLLIEGGRIDHAHHAGNAYRALSDAVAMDEAVARVMGMVDLNDTLVVTTADHSHTLTMSGYPQRGNSIMGTVAFGEPILARDGMAYTTLAYANGPGSQVGQTRSDPAHEDTGAIDYRQQALIPLSSETHGGEDVVVRASGPGARLFSGTLEQHTIFYIMRDALFGSREARASN, encoded by the coding sequence TTGAAGCATCCATTCATGAAGCTGGCCCTGCCGCTTCTCTTTCTCGTTCCCGGCCCCCTTGCCGCACAGCAAGCGACGGATACCGAGACCTATCGCCAGCAGGGCGAAGCGGAACTGGAAGCGCGCCGTGCAGCAGCGAGCCGCCCGGATCGGGCGCGCAATGTGATCATCTTCATTGGCGACGGGATGGGAGTCTCCACCATCACCGCCGCGCGCATCCTCGCTGGCCAGCAGGCCGGGGTCGATGGCGAGTCCTATATCACCGCCATGGACGAGCTCGAACACACCGCGATGGTGCGAACCTATTCGCATGACGGGCAGGTCTCCGACAGCGCTCCAACGGCGACAGCAATCCTGGCGGGCGTCAAGACGCGCAACAGTGTGATCGGCCTGGGACCGGAAGCCGTGGTGGACGACTGCGCTTCGGGAATGGCACACCGGGTGCCGTCGCTGCTGGGCATGGCGCAGGAGGCAGGGCTCGCTACCGGTATCGTCACGACAACGTCGATCACCCACGCGACCCCGGCCGCAGGTTATGCACACACCCCGCAACGCGACTGGGAGTCCGATGCGCGTATGCCCGCCGAAGCCTTGGAGCAAGGATGCGTCGATATTGCCCGCCAGCTCGTCGAAGGACCGGTCGGCTCCCGGCTTCAGGTGATTCTGGGCGGCGGTCGCAGCGCATTCATGTCGGCAACAGTGGCCGATCCCGAATATGCAGACAGGTCCGGTGATCGGCGTGACGGACGCGATCTGGTCGCGCAATGGCAGGCCGCCAATCCGCGCGGAACCTTTGCCTGGAACGCCGCGCAGTTGTCCGGCTTCGACGTGGCTGGAAGTGAGAGCCTGCTGGGCCTGTTCGAGCCAGGCCACATGCAATACGAAGCCGACCGGTCGGCAGACCCTGCTGGCGAACCATCGCTGGCCGACATGGTGGAGCTCGCCGTGCGGCGGCTTTCAAACGGCCCCCAAGGGTATGTCCTGCTGATCGAGGGCGGACGGATCGACCATGCTCATCATGCCGGAAACGCCTATCGCGCCTTGAGCGATGCGGTAGCCATGGACGAAGCCGTCGCCAGGGTGATGGGCATGGTGGATCTGAACGATACCCTCGTCGTCACCACAGCCGACCATAGCCACACCTTGACCATGAGTGGCTACCCCCAACGCGGCAATTCGATCATGGGGACCGTGGCCTTCGGCGAGCCGATCCTTGCGCGCGATGGCATGGCCTACACCACGCTGGCTTATGCCAACGGGCCAGGCTCTCAAGTCGGTCAGACACGTTCAGACCCGGCCCACGAGGATACCGGGGCGATCGATTACCGGCAGCAGGCTCTTATCCCGCTTTCCAGCGAGACCCATGGCGGTGAGGACGTCGTGGTGCGGGCCTCCGGTCCGGGCGCGCGCCTCTTCAGCGGCACGTTGGAGCAGCACACGATCTTCTACATCATGCGCGATGCACTGTTTGGGTCGAGGGAAGCTCGGGCATCAAATTAG
- a CDS encoding PilZ domain-containing protein: MRIVCSRRVVDPVDGEFSQEAGRRSEIRIQTVLRVGRVIAEGDEGLVRVRNLSNQGARLQLQIPVEIGDLLTLELSDDAMMSGRVVWSTEGNCGLVFDKEIDCADLLGRLASQSKSGACRAVRLPISLPAVIRSEQGLRRTVVEDISQRGMKLRHDDRFVEGLRVSVTLPSGLERCGVVRWTKNDVAGVMLLDPFSPQELGSAKKL; the protein is encoded by the coding sequence ATGCGCATTGTTTGTTCGAGAAGAGTAGTTGATCCGGTTGATGGGGAGTTCTCGCAAGAAGCCGGCCGTCGCAGTGAAATTCGGATTCAAACCGTTCTGCGCGTGGGTCGCGTGATTGCAGAAGGAGATGAGGGATTGGTACGGGTTCGGAACCTATCCAATCAGGGTGCCCGCCTCCAACTGCAAATTCCCGTGGAAATTGGAGATTTGTTGACGCTCGAGCTTTCCGACGACGCGATGATGTCGGGGCGGGTAGTTTGGTCCACGGAAGGCAATTGCGGCCTGGTTTTCGACAAAGAAATCGATTGCGCTGATTTGCTCGGGCGACTGGCAAGCCAAAGCAAGAGCGGTGCGTGCCGCGCCGTGAGGTTGCCGATTTCCTTGCCAGCAGTGATCCGCAGCGAGCAAGGGCTGCGCCGAACCGTGGTCGAGGACATCTCCCAACGTGGTATGAAACTCAGGCACGACGATCGCTTTGTAGAGGGCCTGCGCGTCAGTGTTACGCTTCCTTCAGGCCTCGAGCGTTGCGGGGTAGTGCGCTGGACCAAGAACGACGTTGCGGGCGTTATGCTGCTAGACCCCTTCAGTCCGCAGGAACTTGGATCCGCCAAGAAGCTCTAG
- a CDS encoding EAL domain-containing protein: protein MDSPVRDVPHEQDTSLRSRAEKRSNAIAEYDILDSGPELEFDSIVMLVAQIFGTQSAAISFVDTDRQWFKARCGIKPSETPISASFCAHTIEVDDILVIKDARADPRFATNPLVTTEPFVRFYAGVRIFSSDRIPIAALCVFDPQARPEGLTNLERRTLKVLASQVEVLLEMRRLVMERNGQVIAQSALSKRLRHVAEHDELTGLPNRGLFQKRLADAIRKADQDESRVALMMVDVDHFKQINDSLGHDVGDALLRSFARRLRSTVRKSDTVARLGGDEFGILLGEFSREEEVTEIVQSLINRLHEPITHRGRLVECRASIGIAIYPDHSDTAEGLTKCSDLALGEAKQSRGCAETFRRDMTEEFELETQKLSVARRALAEENVIAHYQPKIDLNSGTLVGFEALARCRSSERTPMLPESFLPAFENRELAVEISRQMVARVLDDVCGWVSRGIKFGHVAINTGAADFLSDDFAESLLAQIERRGLNPSVIEVEITEGVFLGRGSHHVARALSLLSQAGVRIALDDFGTGYASLTHLREFRVDVLKVDRTFVAGIGKNPDDTAIVRALIGLGNSLGIETVGEGIETNEQAAFMRTHGCDVGQGYLFSPAEPRARVPLLVSQFAKRAAA, encoded by the coding sequence GTGGATTCCCCTGTCCGCGATGTACCGCACGAGCAGGATACAAGCCTGCGCTCAAGGGCAGAAAAGCGCAGCAATGCGATTGCCGAATACGATATCCTCGACAGCGGCCCTGAGCTAGAATTCGACAGCATCGTCATGCTTGTCGCCCAGATATTCGGTACGCAATCGGCTGCGATCAGCTTCGTCGATACCGACCGACAGTGGTTCAAGGCCAGGTGTGGCATAAAGCCAAGCGAAACGCCTATCTCAGCTTCGTTCTGCGCGCATACCATCGAAGTTGACGACATTCTGGTGATCAAAGACGCGCGGGCAGACCCGCGTTTCGCCACCAACCCGCTCGTCACAACTGAACCGTTCGTAAGGTTCTACGCCGGAGTGCGCATTTTTTCCTCTGACCGCATTCCGATCGCGGCCTTGTGTGTCTTCGATCCACAGGCCCGCCCGGAAGGGCTGACAAACCTGGAAAGGAGGACGCTAAAAGTTTTAGCCTCACAGGTCGAAGTCCTGCTGGAAATGCGACGGTTGGTGATGGAGCGCAATGGTCAGGTCATCGCCCAATCGGCCTTGTCAAAAAGACTAAGACATGTTGCTGAACATGACGAACTGACTGGATTGCCCAATCGTGGACTGTTCCAGAAGCGGCTAGCGGATGCCATCCGGAAGGCGGACCAAGACGAGAGTCGCGTGGCATTGATGATGGTCGATGTCGACCACTTCAAGCAGATCAATGACTCGCTGGGTCACGATGTGGGCGATGCTCTCCTGCGCAGCTTTGCCAGAAGACTTCGCTCCACCGTCCGCAAGAGCGATACCGTGGCAAGGCTTGGGGGAGACGAATTTGGCATCCTGCTTGGCGAGTTCAGTCGAGAAGAGGAGGTCACCGAAATTGTCCAATCGCTCATCAATCGCTTGCACGAACCGATCACGCATCGTGGGCGACTGGTTGAATGCAGGGCCAGCATCGGCATTGCCATTTATCCCGACCATTCGGACACTGCCGAAGGCCTGACGAAATGTTCGGATCTTGCGCTTGGCGAGGCCAAACAGTCGCGCGGTTGTGCCGAAACCTTCAGGCGCGACATGACCGAGGAATTCGAGCTCGAAACCCAGAAGCTCTCAGTTGCCAGGCGAGCATTGGCGGAAGAAAATGTCATTGCCCATTATCAGCCCAAGATCGACCTCAATTCAGGCACACTCGTCGGCTTTGAAGCATTGGCCCGATGTAGGAGCAGCGAACGCACACCGATGCTGCCAGAAAGCTTCTTGCCCGCGTTTGAAAACCGCGAGTTGGCCGTCGAAATCAGTCGGCAGATGGTTGCCAGGGTCCTCGATGACGTTTGCGGGTGGGTCAGTCGTGGAATAAAATTCGGGCATGTCGCCATCAACACCGGTGCTGCCGACTTTCTTTCTGATGATTTTGCCGAGAGCCTGCTGGCGCAAATCGAGAGGCGCGGATTGAACCCAAGCGTGATCGAGGTGGAGATTACCGAAGGCGTGTTTCTTGGCCGGGGCTCCCATCATGTGGCACGTGCTCTTTCCCTTCTGAGCCAGGCCGGCGTGCGCATTGCACTCGATGACTTTGGCACCGGTTACGCCTCGCTTACCCATCTGAGGGAATTTCGTGTGGACGTGCTGAAGGTCGATCGAACCTTTGTCGCGGGGATCGGGAAGAATCCGGATGATACGGCAATCGTGCGGGCGCTT